A genomic region of Nymphaea colorata isolate Beijing-Zhang1983 chromosome 2, ASM883128v2, whole genome shotgun sequence contains the following coding sequences:
- the LOC116247014 gene encoding uncharacterized protein LOC116247014 translates to MADWGPVFVAVILFVLLSPGLLFQVPGKGRLVEFGNLQTSGISILVHSIIFFAILCIFVLAIGVHMYIG, encoded by the coding sequence ATGGCGGACTGGGGTCCAGTATTCGTCGCTGTGATCCTCTTCGTGCTGCTGAGTCCCGGGCTTTTGTTTCAGGTTCCCGGCAAAGGCCGTCTCGTCGAGTTCGGCAATTTGCAGACCAGTGGGATATCGATATTGGTCCACTccattatattttttgcaattcTTTGTATCTTTGTGCTAGCAATTGGTGTTCATATGTATATTGGATGA
- the LOC116248775 gene encoding uncharacterized protein LOC116248775 has translation MADWAPILIGVILFIILSPGLIFQIPGNSRHVEFGSFMTNGKAVFIHTIIFFGVFTILILAVGVHIYAG, from the coding sequence ATGGCGGATTGGGCTCCCATTCTGATCGGCGTGATCCTCTTCATAATCCTCTCCCCTGGCCTCATCTTCCAGATACCAGGGAACAGCCGGCACGTGGAGTTCGGGAGCTTCATGACCAACGGGAAAGCCGTCTTCATTCACACCATCATCTTCTTCGGCGTCTTCACCATCCTCATCCTTGCCGTTGGTGTTCACATCTACGCTGGCTGA
- the LOC116248700 gene encoding uncharacterized protein LOC116248700 encodes MAADWGPVVVAVILFVLLSPGLLVQIPGRSRVVEFGSFGTSGIAILVHTIIYFGVLTIFVIAIGIHIHSG; translated from the coding sequence ATGGCAGCTGATTGGGGACCTGTGGTGGTAGCAGTTATACTCTTCGTCCTTCTCTCCCCAGGCCTTCTTGTTCAGATACCAGGGAGGTCGAGGGTTGTAGAGTTCGGGAGCTTCGGCACCAGCGGCATAGCCATTCTGGTTCATACCATCATTTACTTTGGCGTTCTCACCATCTTCGTTATAGCAATTGGAATACACATCCACAGTGGCTGA